The window ttctgaataggtgttcaaatcccaaaaattcgttttatgaaatttctacaatttctcccaaatttccatctcaaactaCTAAgtgaatgatgaaaacaatgatatattcatatatgttaaccaaatccgagttagaatcacttacaccaatgaatttcttgaaaatcccacgacAAATCGCCACAAACctagctcccaaagtccaaaaatgaaataataccctaaccctcGGCTATATAATACCACGTTTGCTCTACCAATGTGCGGTCCGCGCATTTTCAAGTGCTGCCGCACATTTCCAAGTTATGCGGCTGCAGTCCAAATTGTGCTGCCGCACTTCATAGTGACAGcttaccaggcttcagtaaaatGCCCAtcactttctgtacaaatatccataTAATTAATGATAAACCGTTctagaaactagattcaaagggctacaactttcgtttttaaatcatctccaaattcgttgTAGATTAAAATATATAAGCCTCCGAAGTCGGGCCATCGATCCTGCAGAACCCCTGAAgtgcgaccgcactcaaaattgtgccgttcgcacttttcctctgaagtacggccgcacacaaaattgtgcggtccgcacttttcgtctgcggtccgcacttttcgtCTGCAGTCTGCACTTTTCCTCTGAAGTGTGGCCGCGagaagaattgtgcggtccgcacttttccaaaagttccggaacaacattagagtgctgaaatgcccggactcgctcaaaactcaccccgaaactcaccgagccactcgggatcctattcaaatataccaacaagccctataatataatacagacttactcggggtttcaaatcacgtcaaGCAACATCGAAATTACAATCCAGACCGCATTTCagacttttgagtttcaaacttttcaatttacaaaactcgtgccggAACAtactaaatgaatccggaatgacttcaaatttggcacacaagtcataaataacataacagagctattctaatttccagaatcgaattccgatcccgatatcaaaaagtcaactccccggtcaaacttccaaacttaaatttctattttcaatacatataatacgaagctgctcaagaccttaagtcgttgaacgaggcgctaattcttaaaatgataagtcgggtcattacacaaagtccaaaaatgaaataataccctaactcTCGGCTATATAGTACCAAGTATGCTCTCCCAATGTGCGGTCAACACATTTTCAAGTGCTGCCGCACATTTCCAAGTTCTGCGGCCGcggtccaaattgtgcggccgcacttcatagTGACAGcttaccaggcttcagtaaaatacccataactttctgtacaaatgtccaaatgattaatgcTATACCATTTtcaaaactagattcaaagggatacaacttttgtttttgaatcatctccaaattctttgtaGATTAAAATATATAATCCTCTGAAGTCGGACTatcgaacctgcagaacccctgacgtgcggtcgcactcaaaattgtgcggtccgcacttttcctctgaagtGTGGCCGCGAGAAGAATTATACGGTCCGCAGTTTTCCAAAAGTTCCGGAACAACATTAGAGTACCAAAATGCCCGAattcgctcaaaactcaccccgaaactcaccgagccaTCCGAGATCccattcaaatataccaacaagccctataatataatacggacttactcggggtttcaaatcacgtcaaGCAGCATCGAAATTACAATCCACACAGCGATTTAGACttatgagttttaaacttttcaatttacaaaactcgtgccgaaacatactaattgaatccggaatgacttcaaatcggagctattccaatttccagaatcagattacgatcccgatatcataaagtcaactccccagtcaaacttccaaacttaaatttctattttaaccatttcaagcctaatttaactacggacttccaaataatttttcggacacgctcctaagtctgaaatcaccatacatagctattggaaccatcagaattctattccggagtcgtttgcacaaaaagtCAAATCGCTCcgctcttttcatttaagcttctaaacaaagattgttctttcaattaaatcccgaaccatccgaaaaccaaagccgacaattcacataagtcatagtacacattacgaagcttctcaagacttcaaattgttGAAATGAGCATAGAtattcaaaacgacaagtcgggtcgttacaaattctCACAgagcaaaattaatatataataaccaatgaataaaatagtagagcgagaatattttttgtaaaactcTTATTTCAAATCTGTAATGTTGTTTGTCTCGGTTTTAATTCTTACGGAGGAATTGTTGTAGGCAATGTTACtgatttttagtaaaaatattctcaCGAAATTTTTATTACCTTTTAGTACAATTGAGGCAAGAAAATATTTCGGTTTGACCGTCACTAGTTTTTAATTACATAACCTCACAGAGTGCTATTAACTGACTTTTTCTTAGTGAACAAATATAATTGCATTAGCAATAAATAATTATTCTTTAGAGAAATACatgtagaaattgagattttattGTAATAATATTATGAAGTGATATCAACGATTCCCAACTCTTATTGTAAATCTTTCGGAAGTTGTTTGTTTTGCTTTAAGTAATTAACAAGTTTTAAAACCTCACTCACCTTTCATCAATTTGGTTCTCTCAAATAGTACTAAAAATATTAAAAGTATGTAGCCTAGATTAACCAATCTCTGTGGGACGATATCataaactatactagaatttgacTAAGTATGAGCAGAGAAATCTTATGCACATTGGTCACGTCACGTatataggtgtcacgacccaaaatccacctagtcgtgatggcacctaacccaacccgtcaggtaagccaattaaaaactatccaattcaattaatatttaactgactttaATACACTCTCCacgaactggtagtacaaatcacgagcttctaatattagaatttacaaagcttgtATGAAATAAATACGTTATCTCTTCGAaacgtacataaacagatttttataaatctaaggctaccatgaacaagaggcagctacaaccggaatacaggtacgtcttcaaatccagctctcgtcgatcacagcaacatcaacatccaatatctacacgcaaggtgcagaagtgtagtatgagtacaatcgaccccatgcactcaataaataacaaacctaatcttaggttgaaagtagtgacgagctgaaacacaagtcggggtccaacaccaatagccaacaactgttcataacaacataatagaagtaataaaagaagtagcttagagataaaatgctcagctcgttcatagttcTAGAAAAGAATAggtatgcttttcaagtatatcagcgaaaacccaaatattttaccgaaatcaccaaaatatgagtacgttttgtaaaactgtgatttttcccaaaaacctttcaacaacagataggatgtttcattttcaaatggtatgaggaaaatacatctctatgcctacatgccaatgagtatgtgaagtcatgaaagacgcaatatcgtacagcatgaggaaaaatatatctctatgcctgtatgtcaagtgtgcatgtcaatgcgatgaaacttagtaataaaaccatatgcatactctcagagtatcatttcactcagtcctcccagtcattcagcactcgacactcgcactcagtaggtacctgcgctcactgggggtgtgtacagactccggaggggctcctccagcccaagcgctataaactgcacagacaactcatatgctgcacggacaactcacgtgctgcacgaacaactcacgtgctatagtataaatatctgtatctgcacggacaactcacgtgctgcacggacaactcacatgctatagtatcaatatctggatccgcacggacaactcacgtgttgtaaggacaactcacatgctattgtAAGCCAAtgtggcctgttgcggcgtgcaacccgatgccataataataaagtatataaagccaatatggcctgctgcgatgtggagcccaatcccataattatcctcacaatcaggccctcggcctcactcaatcattaatctctccagtctctcgggctcacaatgtcgtgaaactagcccaaaataatgatatgatgaatcaataaataacacagagactgagatatgatatgcaacaaATGAATATTATTGAGTATGAATtacagtttaaacatataattcgacaacagaaatgacctcaatgggtcccaataataccaatatttgcctaagcatgatttctaacacgattcacaactcagtttctctaacataTAAAAATACATAGAAAGATACATGTTGATTGACTATACAGCTCTACGGAATCAaacgagtctcaatttctacggtgcacgcctacacgcccgtcacctagcatgtgcgtcaccttcaaacaattaacataacacgtataatcagggtttataccctcagctctaagattagaaatgttacttacctcgagcaagccaaatccaataccgaacaagatgtacaatactccgaaaatttcattccgcgcgtatcaacctacatacgccttcctatctcctcaatgcaagccaaacgactcgtatctattcaaacaacgtgcaaataaatcacaatttactctaatgcttacaatttaacaatttataaaaatttccaactccgctcgaaaaatcgacagtggggcccacatcttgaaatccgacgaaactcacaaaatccgaacacccgttcctatataagtccaaccatacaaaaattatcaaattccaacattggattgaccttcaaatcttcattttacatttttggaagattttataaaaatctaatttttcttccataaattcacggattcatgatgtaaataaatatggaatcatgaaatataatcaatatagaataaggaacacttaccccaatatttttccgtgaaaatcgcccaaaaagcgcctaaaccgagctccccaaactcaaaaataaataaaaatggcaGAAACCCCCCGTTTATAGGGGCCTCAGCTGTTTCGAGCGTAACAGGCAgcatggggcgctgcctgtggtgcAGTTTCCAGTATCCCCAAAATTTCCAACGTTAgagctagcgccccacgctaccctgggcgctggcggcgaCCGAAAATCGTTCCCGATAcggaaatgagcataactctctgatacgatatccgaattcgacgattctctTTGCTATGAaaccgtaatttcaatacggatctaatgcttcaatcaaaacagaatttggagctcatttgcttaatatgaTATCGCGTATTCTTGaaaaatcgatgtcgaaaccttctaggttcgatgccgaaacatagcaaatcaagtccgattgacctcaacatttgcacacaagtcataaatgataaaacagacctattccaaatttccaaaattagattccgacctcgatatcaaaaagtcaactccccggtcaaacttccaacttaaatttctattttagctatttcaagcataatttaactacggacctccaaataatttttcggatacgctcctaagtccaaaatcatcatacggagctgttggaatcatcaaaactctattccggggtcgtttgaattaaagtcaaactccggtcaacccttttcatttaagctcctgtcatgaaattcattcttctgaactaatcccgaaacaccaaaaaaatcaaaaccgacgattcacacacgtcataatacatcatatgaagatattcaagacttcaaatagtagaaaggagagtaattactcgaaacgacaagtcgggtcgttacaatagataaaatattaagttttagaggtatataatatatattgaacACTCTTTGTCAGAAattttttttcacttctttcaagtttgaacacctTTGAAGAAATTTCGTTTCACCACTACTGATATGTATATGTAAAGATCGTAAACATGCCCTCAACGAACGGCATGTTTATTCTGCGTTATTCATTTTCGCCAATTACTTGAAACAAACGGCAAACTTTTATCTACTTGTGCTTTTCAACGATCTCGATATATAGAACACATGACGTTAAAATAATTTTCATCAATTTAATGCAACAAAATATTACAAAAACGCCACATCAAGAAAAGAATGTTACATAATCGGGAAAAGCATTTTACATGAAAATGTTTAACGTATATTCCAAAGGCATGTTGCTTAGTTTAACTAAATTCAAATAAACTTTTGAAGAAACCACGCTAAAAGTAGGATATTGTACTTCCTTGTCGGGTAAGCTTCGACCGTACCAAAGACGTTATGATCCGTCTCGAAGAGATTGGATTGAGCCTTAATATAAAAACTTACTAAGTGATTACTTTAATTGTTAATGTGTACTCGAAAATGAATAGGAACTTTCCAATGGATGCGCTTTTTGGTGTGGCCTAACTCATATATCATCCCTTTTAGCCTACTTTTTAATGTGGTATTATTATTTTTAGCTATTATTTTTATAGCACCGTCACTTTTCccttttaattaataaattaaatttCCACCTTTGCTTTAGCTTAAAGAAAGCGACGTGTAATCTCAACAAGACTTTTTGTATTTTGTATTATACCTTAGGGAGGTTATTTTATCATTTGTAAAATTACGCTCTCTTCATCCTATTCTCAATatttacctcttcatcttgaaTCACTCCAAAGTAATAACCTTTTAATATTTTAAGgtaaaaaagagaaaatacataaATTTACCTCCTAAACTTGTCTCGAAAAATAACTTACtttctccgtttcaatttatgtaaaccTATTTGACTAAGTATGGAGTTTAAGaagaaaaaagacttttgaagtTATTTACCCGAagaacggatagagttgaatttatacgtagttctaaggatacgtgttATAAATTGATACCAATTGGGAAAGATATGTAAATgtaaattgtttacccgaaaaacggatagagttgaatttatacgtagttctaaggatacgtgatataaattgATACCAATTAGGAAAGATatgtaaatgaatatcgaaattagttataaaagaaatgaatgcacaCCGAATGGACTAGTTggcctaagccttcaagttttatcacctcCAAATTGAGTGAAAAATAATTGGTAGAAGaaacaatatgactaaatatcaaaagCCAAAAAGGATAGTATATGCTCTCTTTGCTATCTATCTCGGAATGAATGTCCTTACAAATGATAACAACTGTTAATATAGTGGGAGAATCTCATTTTGGATATAAtttaaaatacatagtggagatcccatgatagattaattaattagctttttcttgattcaagtcgtgatttccgccgagattctcccccCAATTGCGGCTATAACgccttttttgtttcttggctcggtctcgatcttggccgatctcaatcttgatcggtctctgggtctcgagctcgatcttggccgatctcgatattgatcggtctcttcgcttgatctcgatcttggccggtctAGGTATTGATTGGTCTCTGGGtttcgagctcgattttgaccgATCTCGATATTGCTCAatcttggctcgatctcgatcttggtcaATCTCGGTATTTATTTCGAGCTCGAGCTCGACAATTtaacttcgcatcatggctcgatattacaatgatgaaacttagaccatcatgttccaatcttgatTAGTCATAAGAAGGCAgacccggttttgaccgtatacagatagtcccctcgtttctcagaaaggagatgacgagaaacgatatgaattttcgAACTTCGACTTGGTAGATGATGATGTCAACAacgagcccgattatgacgtatgttacaaacgtcccgtcggtccagttaccaaggcattaaatatcTGTTAGTCGTTGGTCGGCCACTATCGGTTCTGAATCGTCATCACCACGCTATAAATATTCAAACTTTCATCCTCATCCAAACTTTTCACTCAAAAACTTCTTCTCTATTCTTGCATCTTCTTCAGAAAATCCCTCTATTTCATACACTTTACATCGCATACAACCCTAATTCTCTTTTCCTTTATTcatcaatggcaaaaacctcaaaaACGATGCCGCAAAAAGAGGtcgcttcttcatcacgacctGCCGGCGGCGAGGATGCGGCAGAGCCTCGCCCCAAGGAGTTTATTCCGGTAGGATGTCTCAACTGTCAtggattttaaggttgaaaaaccttcttcggtaccgggccgatgtgagccgatCTCGAGGTACCAGTATTCAATCACCGAGAAAATTCTCGACAAAGTAAAATAGGAATGCAACTGGGGCAACAAGTACGTGGTAGTCCCATCTCCTGaggaatcaattactacccacgtggaagggttcttaagcgtttatacttatcctttcacgttgggcccgTTAGATCCTGTCATCGTcgccttttgcaaaaggtatgatgtgacccttggccagatccacccttatttttggagaatagtgattctcctcctaTTCTTCTCAAGCAAAATTGAGGGATGttttttcaccctcgatcaccttatgcgcctttatagtccccgactctatcgaggagggttaatcaagcttgctcgccgagccaccaaagcgccattctcgagtatagatgaaactcatgatcgaggttggatgggccgatttgttcAAGTCAAAACCTCGTACCTGATCCTTGTCGATgacatgccatttcctgagaaatggaatatgaaccgtgAGTACTTATTTCCCTTTGAGCATTTTATTTTGTGACtgcctttcattttcttgatccaATTTTTCTTTCATGTTACAGCTGTGGCTCGGATGCCGGAACCGATTCCAGatcttaaacaatgggttgaaggtctggTGCTGTAGAGACCGTACTCCAAACGCGCTTGGGTAgaactatcaaagggtcgatgagaggcccgtagtcatggtaagtctctttcttaGTTTACTTGTCGTTTGATCTTCTTCACTTGCTTACCCCCTTTTTTCCATTGTAGGACTTGGGAAGGATGTTACCATGAGGACCCTATCTGGTGATGAAGAGGTCCCTGCCACGAAGCAGgttaaagagaagaagagaaaagatgcACTGAGTTCCCCGGTCTTGGAAAAGAAAAACCCGGCGAAGAGAACTCGCAAGCCCAAGGGGGCTCCGGTATCATGCCTTTGGACTCGATCCACCGATTAAGGAACGATCCCGAAGAAAGAGAAGAGGAATTAGCCTGTGTACaggctaatgttgtgatacaacaatccTCTGAATCAGCGGAGGTAGATAAGGGAGATTTGGCTATAAATCCTGAACAATGAAAAGCCGAGACTATTCCGTCTCGAGCTGAGATGGTTGGAAGAGAGACCGAGGGCAGGACTTCTCGGGTAGCATAAGATATTTCGAGGGAAGAGCTCAAGATAGTTGATATTATTGGATCCTCTCAGTTTTTGGATGCTATGATCCACGAGGCCAGTATGTTGGAAGGTCGATCTTACGAGGGCATTCAGGAGTTGACCGATATCCATGGTCTTTCGGATGGGCTCGAGTCTGCTGCTTTTGAGGATATTACCGGGTTCGGCGAATTACCGGTACCGAAGAAAACATCATGGTCGGGTGATGTCGAATCTTCATCGGGCCCAAAATTGGTGGACCGATTCCCGGCCCCGAGTGTTAATCCCAATCGCAGGCGGAAAATAGTACTCTTCGTCCCAGAAGATACCCAAGTTTTCTCTCCCCtgtggggattgctagttaccttcagtccttggtgaccgaagaagatcaaACCGTGATGAATGTGGTAGGACCCGcctgccttttcaacgaggcccaacatgctctgaATTGGGTAACTTCGATGGCATCTATGCTATTTCTTTTACATTTAGAGTTGTAGATAACTATAACATTTTCCCATATTTATAGGCTCCGGTGTTGCATCATGAGGCTTTCCTCCGaatccgagaggagcatgaggctgaggttcggaacctcactgagaagagtgactcctacaaacttcttagtgaaaaacttcgagcagatttgGCAGTAGCTCGGGAAGAGCACGAGGAGATagctgagcaggtattccgaattcttcacgatagtgaagatgaattggagataactacTAACGATCCGATTCTACAGGTTCGGCAGAGGCTTGAACAGATTGGACAACTCAATTCGCAGGTAGATAAGCTAATGGCCGAGaaggaaaaattcaaaaagaatatggatatccttgcctcgaaaaaggaggCCGTTCAAGCACAATTGGAGTTGACTGAGCCCCAGCTTCGAGCTGCAAAAGAAAATGCCTCGATGCAGATCGAGAGGATTAAGGAGCTTCAACATCGGTTAGATTTGTCCACTTCCGATAAAGCAAGCTTGGCTAATGAACTCAAAGAGTCCAGATCTGAGGTGTCCGTAGCCAGATCTAAAGTGGTAGTAGCTAGATCTGAGGTGACCGAGGCTAATAAAAAAgttgatgctaaagtggcccagttcaggatcgatgttgaggtcaaccaggccaaggccaagagcatggtcgaacatgctaaatggcaggctcggagggaagctctcgaggaggtcaatgctcagggcttcgatgttgaGGCCAAAACTGAAAATGCCAAGGCGGAGGAAGCCAGGGCTCGAAGGCTGGCCTTCCCTGTGGAAGACTCCGATAACTCGAGCGAATCAGAAGACGGGGAAAATCCCGAGGACGCGGCCTCCGATGAAGATCAAGCCACTTAGGACATTaagttctttgtttttcttttgtatttattcTTGGGCCGATTTGCCCTATTGTAAAAACCTTTGAATATAAACATAAGGCTTTTCTTGCCCTTTTGGtttttgtatttttcctttgctttatgtACTTTACAAAGGtcgaaaatgccttagcataaaattgtgTTCGAGGGTTCGGGAAAACCTTGCTTTTATTGTCCTTCTGCCTTATAAATTTATGAAGTTGCATTCTAAGGTTCGAGGTTCAGACAATTTGATTGAAATCGAACTAGTGTAGCCCTTAGGTCttacgatcgagtgagtgcttgctcgaactcgaagtaaggtaacccttagtTTTTTTAGTTGATTGAAGATGATCTCTCGAACTCAAAGCAGAAAAtaacccttaggcttttgtaaaaagattgtttatggctTTGTCCCCTTTTCGGCTTTTATTTGCAAAATTtataatgccttagcataaaatagggaattgttcgagagttcgaacaattttgtactcatttaggttttcgaggcttgatattatcgaaatGTTTTATGATTTTGTtgggggtagcctttttaaccggtttatgagagGATTCAAAGGCTTGTTTTGTTACGGAATTCGGATGTCTCTGACCCGTGTTAATTcggccgtagcctttttagttcagGATTtacctcttgggcttattttctcatttttcttcgagcttgcccgaagtgtaagtccctgagtggggtggcagtggcctataaaatcgagggttgcctaaaaAGTCTTATGATCTTTGGAGTTTATATAATTTGATCTCATTTATTTTTTGAACGGCAGTCCCCGATTGTGGGGGTAATCATTCGAACTTTGGTCATGGtcagcccttaagcctgtttgtaTAATAGATCGAGAATATGAAGTAGAAAAACTGTTGAGGTATGAGATattggtaaagaagaaatttatCTTTATAAAccattatacatgcgtacatgttttgtgccagggttcgatcaaactacgcgggcatggtttgtttgaccgtttggcccttacaaatctTTCCTATCGAGACCTTGCTGCTATGAAGTAACTTCCTCTCATTAAACTTGATATTCGAGGGCAATGCctctagtattcgaggttgattgtaaagagtcctcggatattgttgaattgttctaagttagcacaatcaatggttgcctcattaaaaacctcgccggaaaacctatttgggacaaaatcggtctaaggtaaaaagagtgcaacatgtgctttcagacctaaaggctttatgttgaagaatccatcgctatttctggtcgaacacctgcaagggttagttttgaaatataaataaaaatgggAGAGGCTGTACCTTTTAGCAGTAGTATCGTattaggtgcgatacgttccaatttCTCGGTAGTTATTTGCCGTTTATcatgccgagcttgtaggatccttttccgatgatctcaagaacctgatacggtccttcctagttcgaacccagtttcccttcaatcggatttcgggtgttgtgggtgacttttcttagcaccaagtccccgaggTTAAAATGTCGATGATTGGTTCTTCGGTTGTAGTACcgttcgatccgctatttttaggtggccaatcggacgagagcggcttcgtctctttcgtccaacaattctaggtTCGTATTCATAGTttcgttattcgactcctctgttTCATATCGAAACCGGATGCTAGGTTCTCCAACctcgaccgggatcagagcttcggcgccataaaccaacgagaacggtgttgctccggtactggatttcgatgttgtgtggtatgcccataggacctcgggtagtatttctctccatttttctttagcgtcggtcaatctcttcttaatattttggatgatggttttgttggtcgattcggcttgtccgttcccgctgggatgataaggtgttgataggatccttttgatcttgtgatcctcgagaaatttagttactttgctaccGATGGATTATTTTCCATCATCACATACAAtatcggatggcatcccgaatcgacatatgatgtggtcccaaatgaagtctatgacttccttttctctaactttctcgaaagcctatgcttcaacctatttagagaaataatcagtcataaacaaaataaactgaacctTAACTGGGGCAGATGGGaaggggccaacgatgtccattccccatttcatgaagggccatggggataggaccgagtggagtagttccccgggttgatgaatcatgggcgcatgcctttggcatttgtagaattttcgaacgaactcccttacatccttgcccatatcgatccaataataccctgctctgattactttgtggaccagtgaatcggcaccggaatgatttccacaagtgccctcatgaatttcccgtaggatatagtaggtatctcccggtcccaaacatattgccaatggtccatcgaacgtccttctaaacagcgttccgtcttcggacaaggtgaaccgTGCTCCCTTTGTGCACAGAGCTCTCGACtcatttggatctgatggaagctttccgttctttaagtactctatatatttgtttctccaataccaggttaaacttgtggagtttatctcggtgtgaccttctttgattaccgatctcatgagttgtacgacagtccccaagTTGAGTTCATCATCTTCGactgatgaacctaagtttgcaagagcgccgtcctcgctgttctgttcttgaggtacatgttgcattccttaaatcgatgtagagtcacctgtagtttatctaagtagctctgcattcgatcttcttgGTCTTCAaaagtcccattaactt is drawn from Nicotiana tomentosiformis chromosome 12, ASM39032v3, whole genome shotgun sequence and contains these coding sequences:
- the LOC138903433 gene encoding uncharacterized protein, producing the protein MPFPEKWNMNPVARMPEPIPDLKQWVEGLGKDVTMRTLSGDEEVPATKQVKEKKRKDALSSPVLEKKNPAKRTRKPKGAPAPVLHHEAFLRIREEHEAEVRNLTEKSDSYKLLSEKLRADLAVAREEHEEIAEQVFRILHDSEDELEITTNDPILQVRQRLEQIGQLNSQVDKLMAEKEKFKKNMDILASKKEAVQAQLELTEPQLRAAKENASMQIERIKELQHRLDLSTSDKASLANELKESRSEVSVARSKVVVARSEVTEANKKVDAKVAQFRIDVEVNQAKAKSMVEHAKWQARREALEEVNAQGFDVEAKTENAKAEEARARRLAFPVEDSDNSSESEDGENPEDAASDEDQAT